A DNA window from Mya arenaria isolate MELC-2E11 chromosome 17, ASM2691426v1 contains the following coding sequences:
- the LOC128224796 gene encoding uncharacterized protein LOC128224796 produces the protein MKVTVGFAVAACCVLGYFCGQSEAFECYVCSSLLSSDCADPFLSGSKADNCAMCGKNKAKAGDNEVVTRTCLPIALGLSPGCTSNSAGGTSTDDCYCNSALCNASTRASMTTALLFLMPAFLSCLKNL, from the exons ATGAAGGTGACAGTTGGATTTGCTGTTGCTGCGTGCTGTGTCCTTGGATATTTTTGTG GTCAGTCAGAGGCGTTCGAGTGTTATGTGTGTTCGTCTTTGCTCAGCAGTGACTGCGCTGACCCGTTCCTTTCGGGCTCTAAGGCGGACAATTGTGCCATGTGTGGTAAAAACAAGGCCAAGGCGGGAGACAATGAAG TGGTAACCCGTACATGTTTGCCCATCGCCCTGGGGTTGTCACCTGGTTGCACATCAAATAGCGCGGGAGGTACAAGCACCGACGACTGCTACTGTAACAGCGCCCTCTGCAACGCCTCAACACGCGCCTCCATGACAACCGCCCTACTCTTTCTCATGCCTGCATTCCTTTCGTGCTTGAAGAATTTATAA